The DNA segment TAGAGCATGATTTTATTCACAGaaaagaggaaaacaaaaagGAGGTATGAAATCAGGCGATAAGGGGAGACtttaagaagaaaaattcaCACTCGTCTCCGGTAATTAAGTCATCACCATCATCCACTCGGAGGTAGAGGCATTGCACACTTTCATGTGTGTATTATTCTCACACTTGCATGTAGTCGTTAATTTTTTTCGGCCTGACACACATTCATCAATAATATATAAGCGTTAAAATGCGCATTTTAAACCGTACAGTGAATATGCAAACCCAACAGCATGGGTTAATGTATACTTTAGTCtactttattcaaaaaaaaaggggaagcatgcatttttaaatttgtaaataattaaattaaaaacctTGCTTCAAAGGCATGCTTTGTACAGAGTAGTATACTGACGTAAGCAAGCTGTTTAATTATATTGCTAAAAgtgttaattatatataacaataTGATGATAATAACTATTACTGACAGACTAATATATTTCTTTTGGAGAATACTCGCATGATAACATCTTTATATTAATATgacattataaatttttaaatgattaatCAAACATATTTAGTCAAATATATCAATTTATCCAATGCTCCATAATACTATTTTATGTGaagaggtaattaattatgggagtTTCCACCATTTCTTTTTATTGGTGAAAATCCTGTAGGTATGcatttaagtttaattttattaataacaagTGTGTGTGTTCAGTGTTCTATAATGGGACGGATAGCAAAGagcaaaagaataaagaaagaaaggaagcatgcTTTGTAGTGACGTAAGCATTTGAAAGAAAGCACTTTTCAAGATAAACTCAAAACACTTTTGGATGACCACACCAATTCTGCAATGTGgttaatatatataagaaattaTTATATGATCATATTAAACAAATTTGTGGAGTTCAAAATCGTGGCTGGCCGTGCCATTATTCCATTCCGTCCTTTGCAAAAAACAATGCCTTTATTTCTCTCGTCTTCTCCTCGTATGACTTCGAAATTCCGAATGATAAGGCTGGGATGAATACAATGAGTTCCTAAGTAATACtaaataattagtttttttcTAGATTAGTATATTGGAGCTTTGTGGTTTTCACATGGCTAGCTAGAACTTAGAAGCCATCCTACTCTTCCATTATATTGTGTTCATTTTCAAATACTGGCAAAACTACGAGGTCATCATTATTGGGTTTTTCGTGGTTACTGTACTCTATATATAGATACTTTTCATTAATAAATATTGAACAAAGCTGGTGTCCCAACGCTAAACTACTGTTAGTAGTTTGCAAGTTTTTAATTCTGctgttaattattattcttcttccttcttttccttttgttcTCATGAGAATCTGTCAGAATTTTCTGTCTCATTCAGAGCCAGACAAGCTAGCTAATACATAGTCTATGCGGTTAGctcaataatataaaaactaaaaagtaatGAAATGTAGAGATTTAAACTTGAtaggggaaaaaaaaaagataaacattATTCCCATTTacacatgatgatgatgaaatgAAACACATGCATGCTTAGAGAGCTATCACCTATGTTGAACTGAAATTTAGTGGCATATCATTGGTGTGAAGAGGGAGGTGAGATGAGAGCAAGCCTTATAACTCTAATTACATCGGTGAGAGACACAACACCAACGAGCAAACACTGCTGATCCACCACCCACACTCGATGCACATGCTTGGTAACCGCCTTGTCAATCACCTCCGACAAAGGAGATTCAAGATGACAAGTCACAAGCTCCTTCCATGAGATGGGTGATTCCGGTGCCGCGAACAAAGGACTGGCCGAAATGTGTTGGGTGAATTCAAGTGCGCTTATCCCGAACCATGACTTGAGCGTGTTTATGTAGCATCCCCTTAAATCAGTTGCAGAGAATGTCCCAAGAAGCTTCCTAAATCTCCCATTTATGAGCTGCCTGAGATCATCAGCGATGACGTCATCAGAGGATTGAACAATAGGTACAGCGTTCAACATGGCAGACTTTAAGCACTTGATGGCATCCAAGAGAATAGTGCGGTCAGTGATGGCATAGATCTGTTCCGTGTCGGCACCCAAGTCTTGAACAGAGCGCGCCAGAATGGCCTGTAACTCATCAGATGTGTGATCTCTCAAGAACCTAACAACATCCAGCTGAGTCAGCATTTGGTAGCCGGAAGCAGACTCCACCAGTTCAACGCCACCGCCTGGTGACCATCCACTCTCCATCTGGCTGTCCACCGGCACCATCGCACGATGAACTCCTTTGCTAAACACTTCCATGCAATCTAATAGGCTACAATAacataatactaataatattactgtagattaaatcatctaataatttttcaaaaaaaaagtccagagtaattttattaaatttgattaaaattatcGTTAATAACTATTTGACaattaaaaatcacaaaatttactgACTCTAACACTTCTCGTTTTTCGCTGTTACATACCTGGTGTAGGGATTAAGAGTCCACAGGCTAAGCCCTTCAAAAGAGTGGCCTATGATGGAAGAAACAGAGACAGA comes from the Arachis duranensis cultivar V14167 chromosome 7, aradu.V14167.gnm2.J7QH, whole genome shotgun sequence genome and includes:
- the LOC107459652 gene encoding SNF1-related protein kinase regulatory subunit gamma-like PV42a; its protein translation is MLALYFPAISCSGNKHLLVSLRARKDIQAEKMKQQSKSGGGGASMQRSESMRLQERKVKDLMVDKKRLVEVPYTASLADTMNTLVANRVLAVPVAAPPGQWIGAGGSMIVESDKQTGVVRKHYIGMVTMLDIVAHIAGEDHLDFGGGGVEMTNDLHERMSVSVSSIIGHSFEGLSLWTLNPYTSLLDCMEVFSKGVHRAMVPVDSQMESGWSPGGGVELVESASGYQMLTQLDVVRFLRDHTSDELQAILARSVQDLGADTEQIYAITDRTILLDAIKCLKSAMLNAVPIVQSSDDVIADDLRQLINGRFRKLLGTFSATDLRGCYINTLKSWFGISALEFTQHISASPLFAAPESPISWKELVTCHLESPLSEVIDKAVTKHVHRVWVVDQQCLLVGVVSLTDVIRVIRLALISPPSSHQ